The following coding sequences are from one Bradyrhizobium sp. WSM471 window:
- the aspT gene encoding aspartate-alanine antiporter, producing MSTIRWTISAAPEIFLLLSVALGTILGRVRIHGFSIGTTACTLIVAVLIGQLGTFTFPSLLRVVLFSLFVFTIGYRSGPEFFASLSIRTLAQVALALVLGGTGLVIVLIFAHVFALGPGTASGLAAGALTQSSVIGTASGALSQLGLTKEVLQQQDANIAAGYAVTYVLGYILTLLYVPFVAPKLMGIDLKAEAAKLEAELSGGNPPQTENLHYRKFQARAYRVSAAAGRTVGAVEDQIGSRSVIERIVRQGADVEPHRDTVLEANDDIVIAGRTAAIVAAKPIVGTEIDADEILKALPGNVVEVLVDNRKLHGRSVKEVAERVGDAARGVFLRTLTRMGREVPLSADTRVYVGDVMTLVGSTRNIERAASQVGQILSSEDRTDIAFLAAGIAIGLLAGLASVKIGSVPLTLGGGGGALIAGLFCGWLRSRRPTMGAMPPAAQQTLSDLGLGGFIAAIGLGNGHAAWVAIQSHGMLLVGMGLVVTLVPLIVTTLFAHRVLRMNPVIICGALAGAMTVDAAVTGACDVAESQTPVLGVAVPYAVGNVVLTVLGPIIVASTFAG from the coding sequence ATGAGCACGATCAGATGGACTATCTCCGCCGCTCCGGAAATCTTTCTGCTGCTGTCGGTCGCGCTCGGCACCATTCTTGGCCGCGTCCGGATTCACGGTTTTTCGATCGGTACCACCGCGTGCACGCTCATCGTTGCCGTCCTCATCGGGCAGCTCGGCACCTTCACGTTTCCGTCCTTGCTCAGGGTCGTTCTGTTCAGCCTGTTCGTGTTCACGATCGGCTACCGGTCCGGGCCCGAATTCTTTGCCTCGCTGAGCATCCGGACCCTGGCTCAGGTCGCGCTCGCGCTCGTGCTTGGTGGTACCGGCCTCGTCATCGTTCTCATATTTGCCCATGTATTCGCGCTCGGTCCCGGCACCGCTTCGGGCCTTGCTGCGGGAGCCCTGACGCAGTCGTCGGTCATCGGCACCGCATCTGGCGCTCTATCCCAGCTCGGACTGACGAAAGAGGTGCTGCAGCAGCAAGACGCCAATATTGCCGCCGGCTACGCCGTCACCTACGTGCTCGGCTACATCCTCACGCTCCTGTACGTACCGTTTGTCGCGCCGAAATTGATGGGGATCGATCTGAAAGCGGAAGCTGCAAAGCTCGAGGCGGAGCTTTCGGGTGGCAACCCGCCACAAACTGAAAATCTTCACTATCGAAAATTCCAGGCCCGCGCGTACCGGGTGTCGGCAGCGGCGGGACGGACCGTCGGCGCCGTCGAAGACCAGATCGGCAGCCGCAGCGTGATCGAGCGGATCGTGCGCCAGGGCGCTGACGTCGAACCGCATCGCGACACCGTTCTTGAAGCGAACGACGACATCGTTATCGCAGGCCGCACCGCCGCCATCGTCGCTGCAAAGCCGATTGTTGGCACTGAAATCGACGCCGACGAGATCCTGAAGGCGCTTCCCGGCAACGTGGTCGAGGTCCTCGTCGACAATCGCAAACTCCATGGCCGCTCAGTCAAGGAGGTGGCTGAACGCGTTGGCGACGCTGCGCGCGGCGTGTTCCTGCGCACCTTGACGCGGATGGGACGCGAGGTCCCCCTGAGCGCCGATACCCGCGTCTATGTCGGTGACGTCATGACGCTGGTCGGCAGCACCCGCAACATCGAGCGCGCCGCCTCGCAGGTTGGACAGATCCTGAGCTCGGAAGACCGTACCGACATCGCATTCCTTGCCGCAGGTATTGCCATAGGTCTGCTCGCCGGTCTCGCGAGCGTTAAGATCGGGTCTGTGCCCCTGACCTTGGGAGGCGGCGGAGGCGCCCTGATCGCCGGGTTATTCTGCGGCTGGCTGCGGTCGCGGCGACCGACGATGGGCGCAATGCCGCCTGCGGCGCAGCAGACGCTGAGCGACCTCGGCCTTGGCGGCTTCATCGCTGCGATCGGGCTCGGCAATGGCCACGCGGCCTGGGTCGCGATCCAGTCACACGGCATGCTGCTGGTCGGCATGGGCCTGGTCGTCACACTGGTGCCGCTGATCGTGACGACCCTGTTTGCCCATCGCGTACTCCGCATGAACCCGGTCATCATTTGCGGCGCGCTGGCCGGCGCCATGACGGTCGACGCCGCCGTGACCGGCGCCTGTGATGTCGCAGAAAGCCAGACGCCGGTGCTCGGCGTCGCGGTGCCCTACGCTGTCGGAAACGTTGTGCTCACCGTGCTGGGACCGATCATCGTGGCCAGCACTTTCGCCGGTTGA
- a CDS encoding YoaK family protein — protein MSTMDTAVASSIRRDETVPVALLLAFAGGYLDAYTWIIHGVMANAQTANLVLLWVYGSIGDWTKALHFVPPTVAFAVGIVVASWLRRAARERANAISTLMEILLLVIIAVLHNRLPDLAGTLGISFVAAVQSAAFTRVEGVPYSSVMITGNMRQAIEGMFAVASRNGSLRPPGIFAMLCITFGLGAAVGAFATKQIPNLTLGVPVIALLIVLLCCESPGDEASP, from the coding sequence ATGAGCACGATGGATACCGCCGTTGCTTCGTCGATACGGCGCGACGAAACGGTGCCAGTCGCGCTGTTGCTGGCCTTCGCGGGCGGCTATCTCGACGCCTATACGTGGATCATCCACGGCGTGATGGCCAATGCCCAGACGGCAAATCTCGTGCTGCTTTGGGTCTATGGCTCGATCGGCGACTGGACGAAAGCGCTTCACTTCGTCCCGCCGACCGTTGCATTCGCGGTCGGTATAGTCGTCGCGTCATGGCTGCGCCGGGCGGCGCGAGAGCGCGCCAATGCCATCAGCACGTTGATGGAAATCCTCCTGCTGGTCATTATCGCCGTCCTGCACAATCGCTTGCCGGATCTCGCTGGAACACTTGGCATTTCGTTTGTCGCCGCCGTACAGAGCGCCGCTTTCACGAGGGTTGAGGGCGTGCCCTACAGCTCGGTCATGATCACGGGTAACATGCGGCAGGCGATCGAAGGCATGTTCGCTGTGGCCTCCCGGAATGGCTCGCTGCGACCCCCGGGGATTTTCGCTATGTTGTGCATCACGTTCGGGCTCGGCGCCGCCGTTGGCGCCTTCGCGACCAAGCAGATCCCGAATCTGACGCTCGGCGTTCCCGTGATCGCGCTCCTGATCGTGCTGTTGTGTTGCGAAAGTCCAGGCGACGAGGCCAGCCCATGA
- a CDS encoding SulP family inorganic anion transporter, with amino-acid sequence MTSSDRRSRWTFLFPPATWLAQYHSGWLRSDAIAGITLAAYAIPVSLAYATLAGLPPQIGIYGYMLGGIGYALLGSSRQLAVGPTSAISLMIAATVGALAGGDAAKYAEIASLAACAVALLCLIAWLFKLSVLVRLVSDSILVGFKAGAGLTIMMSQLPSLFGVAGGGHNFFDRAIKLAGQLVGINWLVLAIGAIALLFLLVGERRLPGKPVGLTIMVLSIILAAVLGLPSFGVPVTGKIPEGLPAFGLPSFGLLEPDELFPLAAGCVLLAYIEGVSAARSFAAKHGYALDVRQEFLGLGAANLVTAFGHGYPVAGGLSQSAVNDNAGARTPLALVICSVTLALCLLFFTGLLTNLPKAVLAAIVFAAVYRLVDIRALLRMWQVSRIDLYAAAIALLAVLLLGILQGVLLAAIASIVLLLARASRPNVAFLGRLQGTGRYSDNARHEGVEPLAGIIAFRPEASLLYINAETILQSVLDALRASVDIRLVVCDLSASPYIDLAGARMLHDLYDELADRHVAFCIVGAHAQLRDLLRAEGLAEKTDSAAWLRSLDSVLGESVIGQSSDPKP; translated from the coding sequence ATGACCTCATCTGACCGCAGATCGCGCTGGACCTTCCTGTTTCCGCCCGCGACTTGGCTGGCGCAATATCACAGTGGCTGGCTGCGTTCGGACGCGATCGCCGGAATCACCCTCGCGGCTTATGCGATCCCCGTGTCACTTGCCTATGCGACGCTGGCGGGCCTGCCGCCCCAGATCGGCATCTACGGCTACATGCTCGGCGGCATCGGCTACGCGCTGCTGGGGTCGTCCCGCCAGCTTGCGGTCGGTCCGACCTCAGCGATCTCGTTGATGATTGCGGCGACGGTCGGCGCGCTGGCCGGCGGAGACGCGGCGAAATACGCCGAGATCGCGAGCCTGGCCGCATGCGCAGTGGCGCTGCTCTGCCTGATCGCATGGTTGTTCAAGCTCAGCGTTCTCGTCCGCCTGGTGAGCGACAGTATCCTAGTCGGCTTCAAGGCCGGCGCGGGACTTACCATCATGATGAGCCAGTTGCCGAGCCTGTTCGGCGTCGCTGGAGGCGGTCACAATTTCTTTGATCGCGCCATTAAGCTCGCCGGCCAACTCGTCGGCATTAATTGGCTGGTTCTGGCGATCGGAGCCATCGCGCTCTTGTTCCTGCTGGTGGGAGAACGGCGGCTGCCGGGAAAGCCGGTCGGGCTCACGATCATGGTACTCTCGATCATCCTGGCGGCAGTGCTTGGGCTCCCATCATTCGGGGTGCCGGTCACCGGCAAAATTCCGGAGGGATTGCCGGCGTTTGGATTACCCAGCTTTGGTCTGTTGGAGCCCGACGAGCTCTTCCCCTTGGCCGCGGGGTGCGTGCTGCTGGCCTACATAGAAGGCGTCTCCGCCGCGCGCAGCTTTGCTGCCAAGCATGGCTATGCCCTCGATGTCCGGCAGGAGTTTTTGGGGCTCGGCGCGGCCAACCTCGTCACCGCATTCGGCCACGGTTACCCCGTGGCCGGCGGGCTGTCGCAATCCGCGGTCAACGACAATGCCGGAGCACGCACGCCGCTGGCGCTGGTGATCTGCTCGGTGACGCTTGCGCTGTGCCTGCTGTTCTTCACGGGGCTGTTGACAAACCTGCCCAAGGCAGTGCTTGCGGCGATCGTGTTTGCCGCTGTCTACAGGCTGGTGGACATCCGCGCGCTGTTGCGGATGTGGCAAGTCAGCCGCATCGACCTTTATGCCGCGGCTATTGCGCTGCTGGCCGTGTTGCTCCTCGGGATATTGCAGGGCGTCCTGCTGGCGGCCATTGCGTCGATCGTCCTGCTGCTGGCGAGGGCCTCTCGCCCTAACGTCGCTTTCCTTGGCCGCCTGCAAGGTACCGGCCGTTACTCCGACAATGCGAGACATGAAGGCGTCGAGCCATTGGCCGGCATCATCGCGTTTCGACCCGAAGCCTCGCTGCTCTACATCAATGCTGAAACGATCCTGCAATCGGTGTTGGACGCGTTGCGCGCCTCAGTCGATATCAGGCTGGTGGTCTGCGATCTCTCGGCATCGCCCTACATCGATCTGGCTGGCGCGCGCATGTTGCACGATCTCTATGACGAACTTGCTGACCGGCACGTCGCATTCTGCATCGTCGGCGCGCACGCGCAATTGCGAGATCTGTTGCGGGCTGAAGGGCTGGCGGAAAAGACCGACAGCGCGGCGTGGCTTCGTTCGCTCGACAGCGTACTTGGGGAAAGCGTGATCGGCCAATCTTCTGATCCCAAACCGTAG
- a CDS encoding decarboxylase, with protein sequence MSKDAKPAEKRIDQFISGPGARADDWRDLVEAAKAWVRGGDRAKFDAALADLSVIEEFHGYPGLQLMAALREAASAGDAAGSLSLATRIMQALMTRSFRQHAGDWDPKDDGSGDAPELASSTFGSHAARRPYFETLIVTGLSSDKWSALGAEWRKLRRPVDSFVYEPVIVGSLEDAFCATMLNPDIAAVVINEGFGLRSRHDAPILRTMTAGAGLNDEADASALRLAHIIKRVRPELDIYLMSNRDVEKMAGDPEANVVRRIFYSIEELLELHLSILEGIQDRFDTPFFDNLKKYAQRPIGTFHALPIARGKSVFKSDWIRDMGEFYGLNLFLAESSATTGGLDSLLEPTGTIKKAQDKAARALGADRVFFVTNGTSTSNKMAVQALLGPGDIAIVDRNCHKSHHYGMVLAGAQPIYVEAFPMTEYSMYGAVPLNTIKQALLNARADGRLDRVKMLDLTNCTFDGHIYNTRRVMEECLAIKPDLIFLWDEAWFGFARFSPFLRRRTAMGAANEIEAWMHDPKSVAAYEKQQAELGKTPSDEVLLKTRLIPDPRQIRLRVYQTNSTHKSMSAIRQGSMLSVKDVEFHTVEQQFKEAVFTHASTSPNQQLIASLDVSRRQMELEGYGLVANAIEIAFAIRKAVNSNPLISRYFRILGADAMVPAQYRQSGFTDYLATGMNWASVLKSLDDDEFCLDPTRMTLVCGTAGYDGTQFKGILANDYNIQINKTSRNSVLFQSNINNTRSDVAHLVRVLAEIAGEVDRGLVQGGANAKKTFEARVKSLMTDVPDLPNFSHFHDSFRGDAGTKTNEGDIRSGFYSAYDAAGCEYIRLADSEIDRRLKAGPDLVSASFVIPYPPGFPIMVPGQVITQETIDFMRKLDVKEIHGYDAKEGLKLVRAEALAKIGRPKPGATPKLKAAS encoded by the coding sequence ATGTCCAAGGACGCCAAGCCAGCAGAGAAGCGCATCGATCAGTTCATCTCCGGGCCCGGCGCACGGGCGGATGATTGGCGCGATCTGGTCGAGGCAGCGAAGGCATGGGTGCGCGGCGGTGACCGTGCGAAGTTTGACGCGGCGTTGGCCGATCTCTCCGTCATTGAAGAGTTTCACGGCTATCCCGGGCTGCAACTGATGGCAGCATTGCGGGAAGCGGCGTCGGCCGGGGATGCGGCGGGTTCACTGAGCCTTGCGACGCGCATCATGCAGGCCCTGATGACGAGATCCTTCCGCCAGCATGCCGGCGATTGGGATCCCAAGGACGACGGCAGTGGCGATGCACCCGAGCTTGCGTCCTCCACTTTCGGCTCACATGCAGCCCGCCGGCCCTATTTCGAAACGCTGATCGTCACCGGCCTCTCCTCCGACAAGTGGTCTGCGCTCGGCGCCGAATGGCGCAAGCTGCGACGGCCGGTGGATTCGTTCGTTTATGAGCCGGTGATCGTCGGCAGCCTAGAGGATGCCTTCTGCGCGACGATGCTCAATCCCGACATCGCGGCCGTCGTCATCAACGAAGGGTTCGGGCTGCGTTCGCGTCACGACGCGCCGATCCTGCGGACCATGACAGCCGGCGCGGGCCTCAATGACGAGGCCGATGCATCCGCGCTCCGGCTCGCGCACATCATCAAGCGGGTACGTCCCGAGCTTGATATCTATCTGATGTCGAACCGTGACGTCGAGAAAATGGCCGGAGACCCCGAAGCCAACGTGGTTCGGCGGATATTCTACTCCATCGAAGAGCTCCTCGAACTCCATCTCTCGATCCTCGAAGGCATCCAGGACCGCTTCGACACGCCGTTCTTCGACAATCTCAAGAAATACGCACAACGCCCAATCGGAACGTTCCATGCGCTGCCGATCGCTCGGGGCAAGTCTGTGTTCAAGTCGGATTGGATCCGTGACATGGGCGAATTCTACGGTTTGAACCTGTTCCTGGCCGAGAGCAGCGCGACCACCGGCGGCCTCGACAGCTTGTTGGAGCCGACCGGCACCATCAAGAAAGCACAGGACAAGGCGGCGCGAGCGCTCGGCGCGGATCGCGTGTTCTTCGTAACCAACGGCACCTCGACCTCGAACAAGATGGCGGTGCAGGCGCTGCTCGGGCCGGGCGACATCGCGATCGTCGATCGTAACTGTCACAAGTCGCACCACTACGGCATGGTGCTGGCCGGCGCCCAGCCAATCTATGTCGAAGCGTTCCCCATGACCGAGTATTCGATGTACGGCGCGGTGCCGCTGAACACCATTAAGCAGGCGCTGCTGAACGCAAGGGCCGATGGCCGGCTGGACCGCGTCAAGATGCTTGACCTGACGAACTGCACCTTCGACGGCCACATCTACAACACCCGGCGAGTGATGGAGGAATGTCTCGCGATCAAGCCGGATCTGATCTTCCTGTGGGACGAAGCCTGGTTCGGCTTCGCGCGCTTCTCGCCGTTCTTGCGGCGACGGACCGCAATGGGCGCCGCCAACGAGATCGAGGCCTGGATGCATGATCCAAAATCGGTCGCGGCTTACGAGAAGCAGCAGGCCGAGCTCGGCAAGACCCCCTCGGACGAGGTGCTGCTCAAGACTCGTCTGATCCCTGATCCGCGTCAGATCCGCTTGCGCGTTTACCAGACCAACTCGACCCACAAGTCGATGTCGGCGATCCGGCAGGGCTCTATGCTGTCCGTCAAGGACGTCGAGTTCCACACCGTCGAGCAGCAGTTCAAGGAGGCCGTGTTCACGCACGCGTCGACCAGCCCGAACCAACAGCTTATCGCCAGCCTTGATGTGTCGCGGCGCCAGATGGAGCTCGAGGGCTATGGCCTGGTCGCCAATGCGATCGAAATCGCGTTCGCGATCCGCAAGGCGGTCAACAGCAATCCGCTGATCTCGAGATACTTCCGGATTCTCGGCGCGGACGCGATGGTGCCGGCGCAATATCGCCAGAGCGGCTTCACCGACTATCTCGCAACAGGCATGAACTGGGCGAGCGTCCTGAAGAGCCTGGACGATGACGAATTCTGCCTCGATCCGACCCGCATGACCTTGGTGTGCGGCACCGCCGGTTACGACGGCACACAGTTCAAGGGCATCCTTGCCAATGACTATAATATCCAGATCAACAAGACATCGCGTAACTCGGTGTTGTTCCAGTCGAATATCAACAACACCCGCAGCGACGTCGCCCACCTGGTGAGGGTGCTGGCCGAGATCGCGGGCGAGGTCGACCGCGGGCTGGTTCAGGGCGGCGCCAATGCGAAGAAGACATTCGAGGCTCGGGTCAAGAGCCTGATGACCGATGTGCCCGATCTGCCGAACTTCTCCCATTTCCACGACAGTTTCCGTGGCGATGCCGGCACCAAGACCAACGAGGGCGACATCCGTAGCGGCTTCTACTCGGCCTATGACGCAGCGGGATGCGAATATATCCGCCTTGCCGATTCCGAGATTGACCGCCGCCTCAAGGCCGGTCCGGACCTCGTCTCGGCGAGTTTCGTGATCCCCTATCCGCCGGGCTTTCCGATCATGGTTCCGGGACAGGTTATCACCCAGGAGACCATCGACTTCATGCGAAAGCTCGATGTGAAGGAAATCCACGGCTACGACGCCAAGGAAGGGCTGAAGCTCGTACGCGCCGAAGCACTGGCGAAAATCGGCCGGCCCAAGCCCGGTGCGACGCCGAAGCTGAAGGCCGCATCATAA
- a CDS encoding aspartate:alanine exchanger family transporter encodes MQGFFSFLQHNPYLLLFFVVGLAVWIGRASIKGYGLGMVAGAIVVGAGLSVWASVYGVKLELNTFAKSLFYYLFMYGVGLRVGPSFINSLKGDGIKFCILALVSSVLGLALVVILSKLFALPIGAAGGMLAGSQTMSAAIGSAEQAITSGVVKLPDGMKPEDASGMIALSYGITYIWGTVGIILICKYLPRWWGVDAKAAARQYEQEFGVKDLEGGGLTGYRQFGLRAYRLENPAQVGMSIAKFRTINPEYRIVNVVRGGQALGADPDVVLQKGDLVALGGATEHLTDKMGLIGPEVADAKALGIPMDQADILVTNKEMVGRTFESFRETALAGQLQVTKVERGGVQIPAGLKTELQRMDIISVVGLKSAVNELGDMWGRIARTNTSTDLLTLAAGMIIGFLIGMIEFPAFGAKIGLGNAGGLLLSGVIVSSLVSRLRFFGNTPNAARNVLEDLGLVVFVAIVGINAGAGLLAQLTGAVALKIFVAGFIACTIPPFVVWAIGFHVFKINPAVLMGGVAGARSHSGPCREAAVEIQSSVPWIGFPVGYAVSGILLTVFGYFAMILAQ; translated from the coding sequence ATGCAGGGATTTTTCTCGTTCCTCCAGCACAATCCGTATTTGTTGCTGTTCTTCGTCGTCGGGCTCGCCGTCTGGATCGGGCGAGCCAGCATCAAAGGATATGGTCTCGGCATGGTTGCCGGCGCCATCGTGGTCGGTGCGGGCTTGTCGGTCTGGGCGTCGGTCTACGGCGTGAAGCTTGAGCTGAACACGTTCGCCAAGAGCCTGTTCTACTATCTCTTCATGTATGGCGTCGGCCTGCGCGTGGGACCGTCCTTCATCAACAGCCTGAAGGGCGATGGCATTAAGTTTTGCATCCTGGCGCTGGTGTCGAGCGTGCTAGGCTTGGCGCTTGTCGTCATTCTTTCGAAGCTCTTCGCGCTGCCGATCGGCGCTGCCGGCGGCATGCTGGCGGGGTCGCAGACCATGTCGGCCGCGATCGGTTCAGCCGAGCAGGCCATCACCTCGGGTGTCGTCAAGCTTCCCGACGGCATGAAGCCTGAGGATGCTTCGGGCATGATCGCGCTATCCTACGGCATCACCTACATCTGGGGCACGGTTGGCATCATCCTGATCTGCAAGTATCTCCCGCGCTGGTGGGGTGTCGACGCCAAGGCGGCAGCCAGGCAGTACGAGCAGGAGTTCGGCGTCAAGGATCTCGAAGGCGGCGGCCTGACCGGCTATCGGCAGTTCGGCCTGCGGGCCTACCGTCTCGAAAATCCGGCCCAGGTCGGTATGAGCATTGCCAAGTTCCGCACCATCAACCCGGAATACCGCATCGTCAACGTGGTGCGAGGCGGCCAGGCGTTGGGAGCCGATCCCGACGTGGTGCTGCAAAAGGGAGACCTCGTCGCGCTCGGTGGCGCGACTGAGCATCTGACCGACAAGATGGGACTGATTGGGCCCGAGGTTGCCGACGCCAAGGCGCTCGGCATTCCCATGGATCAGGCGGACATCCTCGTCACCAACAAGGAGATGGTCGGACGCACCTTCGAATCCTTCCGAGAGACGGCGCTGGCTGGCCAGTTGCAGGTCACCAAGGTCGAGCGCGGCGGCGTGCAGATCCCGGCCGGTCTCAAGACCGAGCTGCAGCGGATGGATATCATCTCCGTTGTCGGCCTCAAATCGGCCGTCAACGAACTCGGCGACATGTGGGGACGCATTGCGCGTACCAACACTTCGACCGATCTGTTGACGCTCGCCGCCGGCATGATCATCGGCTTCCTGATCGGGATGATCGAATTTCCGGCTTTCGGCGCCAAGATCGGCCTCGGCAATGCCGGCGGATTGTTGCTGTCCGGCGTGATCGTCTCGTCGCTGGTTTCCCGGCTGCGCTTCTTCGGCAACACACCGAACGCGGCGCGCAATGTGCTGGAGGATCTCGGCCTCGTGGTCTTCGTGGCCATCGTCGGTATCAATGCGGGCGCCGGACTCTTGGCGCAACTGACGGGGGCGGTTGCCTTGAAGATCTTCGTCGCCGGCTTCATCGCCTGTACGATCCCGCCGTTCGTCGTCTGGGCAATCGGCTTCCACGTCTTCAAGATCAACCCGGCCGTGCTGATGGGCGGCGTTGCCGGTGCGCGGTCGCACTCCGGCCCGTGCCGCGAAGCCGCGGTGGAGATCCAGAGCTCCGTGCCCTGGATTGGGTTCCCGGTCGGCTACGCCGTATCGGGCATTCTGCTCACCGTGTTCGGCTACTTCGCAATGATCCTGGCTCAATAG
- the ppk2 gene encoding polyphosphate kinase 2 → MAKAEAAERMKRKDYEKELEKLQVELCHLQDYVRENKLRVIVLFEGRDAAGKGGTIKAITEKVSPRVFRVVALPAPSDREKSQLFFQRYMEQFPAGGEIVIFDRSWYNRAGVEYVMGFCSPAEHDRFLSLCPQVEKYAIDGGIILIKIWLEVGMDEQEQRFKARIDDPVRQWKLSPMDVESFRRWYDYSRARDEMLKKTSTKHAPWYIIRSDDKRRARLNCIAHILKAIPHKRIRKDKVKLPKRSDKGRYNDQASLRGMNFVAERY, encoded by the coding sequence ATGGCAAAGGCCGAGGCTGCAGAGCGAATGAAGCGCAAGGATTACGAGAAGGAGCTCGAAAAGCTTCAGGTCGAGCTTTGCCACCTCCAGGACTATGTGAGGGAAAACAAGCTTCGCGTCATCGTGCTTTTCGAAGGCCGCGACGCCGCCGGCAAGGGCGGCACGATCAAGGCGATCACAGAGAAGGTCAGTCCGCGCGTGTTCCGGGTGGTGGCGCTGCCGGCGCCGTCGGATCGCGAGAAGTCGCAGCTATTCTTTCAGCGGTACATGGAGCAGTTTCCGGCCGGCGGCGAGATCGTGATCTTCGACCGCAGCTGGTACAACCGCGCCGGCGTCGAATACGTCATGGGCTTCTGCTCGCCAGCCGAGCACGATCGCTTCCTTTCGCTCTGTCCACAAGTGGAGAAGTACGCTATCGACGGCGGCATCATCCTGATCAAGATCTGGCTCGAGGTCGGGATGGATGAGCAGGAGCAACGCTTCAAAGCTCGCATCGACGATCCGGTGCGGCAATGGAAGCTCAGTCCGATGGACGTGGAATCCTTTCGGCGCTGGTATGATTATTCGCGAGCGCGCGACGAGATGCTCAAGAAGACCAGCACCAAGCATGCGCCCTGGTACATCATTCGCTCCGACGACAAGCGGCGCGCACGGCTGAACTGCATCGCGCACATCCTGAAGGCTATCCCGCACAAGCGGATCAGGAAAGACAAGGTGAAGCTGCCGAAGCGGTCCGACAAGGGACGCTACAATGACCAGGCCAGCTTGCGCGGAATGAACTTCGTCGCGGAGCGATATTGA